GAAGCCTGCGCCGTCGACCCTGGTGCTGCTGGTGCGTCACGGCCTCACGCCGACGACGGGCGTGAAGCTGCCCGGCCGCGCGCGCGGCCTGCACCTCTCCGACGAGGGCCGCCGCCAGGCCG
This sequence is a window from Candidatus Methylomirabilota bacterium. Protein-coding genes within it:
- a CDS encoding phosphoglycerate mutase, which codes for MKDKKPAPSTLVLLVRHGLTPTTGVKLPGRARGLHLSDEGRRQA